The following are encoded together in the Thermus neutrinimicus genome:
- a CDS encoding LOG family protein — MRLLSVFVSSRVSPDDPLYPRLVRYGEVLAEEGFGLACGGYQGGMEALARGVKAKGGMVVGVTAPALFPERKGPSPYVDLELPAPSLPERIGRLLDLGAGYLALPGGVGTLAELTLAWNLLYLRRGWGRPLAVDPYWLSLLKVHGEIAPEDLALLRVVAGEEDLRAFLRSL, encoded by the coding sequence ATGCGGCTCCTTAGCGTTTTCGTCTCCTCCAGGGTTTCCCCGGATGACCCCTTGTACCCTCGCCTGGTCCGCTACGGGGAGGTGCTGGCCGAGGAGGGCTTCGGCCTGGCCTGCGGGGGCTACCAGGGAGGGATGGAGGCCTTGGCCCGGGGGGTGAAGGCCAAGGGGGGGATGGTGGTGGGGGTTACGGCCCCAGCCCTTTTCCCTGAGCGCAAGGGGCCAAGCCCCTATGTGGACCTGGAGCTGCCCGCCCCTTCCTTGCCCGAGCGTATCGGGAGGCTTTTGGACCTGGGGGCGGGGTACCTGGCCTTGCCCGGGGGGGTGGGAACCTTGGCCGAGCTCACCCTGGCCTGGAACCTCCTCTACCTACGGCGGGGCTGGGGACGGCCCCTGGCGGTGGACCCCTACTGGCTTTCCCTCCTTAAGGTCCACGGGGAGATCGCCCCGGAGGACCTGGCCCTTTTGCGGGTGGTGGCCGGCGAGGAGGATTTGCGGGCGTTTCTCAGGAGCCTATGA
- a CDS encoding SWIM zinc finger family protein, with translation MPAFPPREEGDFASLVPQEVLRRGLAYYKEGRVLRVYRVGEKVLGLVQGSAEVPYQVEVGPGLWGHCTCPYPEFPCKHAVALLYAYVEGKAPDLAPLIEALAPEEARGLLKGLALLPEVGLYLAEALAPKKAFLEGVKDLRRAFRLGGGEGEARALSLRLDRVGREEVEAYLEALLGAPFDPEPYLRIALERYLSLTPRLSFLLDLYLRYPSEALREAFLGVAGERGEEALQLLRGGDGLELKRALRAELLFRLGRVEEGLAALREGLEGVEDYLLLVERLVALGRVGEALRYAEEARDWFGKDPRLLPLLDLLVAHRGLPEDHRARFEVRPNLEDYLALKAKLGRGFFAERKALLRRVQDPVLLARIYLLEEDWKALDRLLRGAPLEAYPRLAEVLEERLPEEAKGLYREAARREVERGSRQAYRQARVLLERLSRLDPKAAKEAALALVLAYPRRPALKEELAPLLG, from the coding sequence GTGCCCGCTTTCCCCCCCAGGGAGGAAGGGGACTTTGCCTCCCTTGTTCCCCAGGAGGTGTTGCGCCGGGGGCTGGCCTATTACAAGGAGGGCCGGGTGCTCAGGGTCTACCGGGTGGGGGAGAAGGTGTTGGGCCTGGTGCAGGGCTCCGCGGAGGTGCCCTACCAGGTGGAGGTGGGCCCGGGGCTTTGGGGCCATTGCACCTGCCCCTATCCCGAGTTCCCTTGCAAACATGCGGTGGCCCTCCTCTACGCCTATGTGGAGGGAAAGGCCCCGGACCTGGCACCCCTGATTGAGGCCCTGGCCCCTGAGGAGGCCAGGGGTCTCCTGAAGGGGCTCGCCCTCCTTCCCGAGGTGGGCCTTTACCTGGCGGAAGCCCTGGCCCCAAAGAAGGCCTTCCTGGAAGGGGTGAAGGACCTGCGCCGGGCGTTTAGGCTGGGGGGAGGGGAGGGGGAGGCCCGGGCCTTGTCCTTGCGCCTGGACCGGGTAGGGAGGGAGGAGGTGGAGGCCTACCTGGAGGCGCTGCTGGGAGCCCCCTTTGACCCGGAGCCCTACTTGCGGATAGCCCTGGAGCGCTACCTGTCCCTTACCCCTAGGCTTTCCTTCCTCCTGGACCTTTACCTGAGGTACCCTTCCGAGGCCTTGCGGGAGGCTTTCTTGGGGGTGGCGGGGGAAAGGGGGGAGGAGGCCCTCCAGCTTCTAAGGGGTGGGGACGGCTTGGAGCTTAAGCGGGCCCTTAGGGCCGAGCTTCTCTTTCGCCTGGGGCGGGTGGAGGAGGGGCTTGCCGCCTTGCGGGAGGGACTGGAAGGGGTTGAGGACTACCTCCTTCTGGTGGAGCGCCTTGTGGCCCTGGGCCGGGTGGGGGAGGCCTTAAGGTATGCGGAGGAGGCCCGGGACTGGTTCGGCAAGGACCCCAGGCTCCTGCCCCTTCTGGACCTTTTGGTGGCCCATCGGGGGCTTCCTGAGGACCACAGGGCCCGGTTTGAGGTGAGGCCGAACCTCGAGGACTACCTGGCCCTAAAGGCCAAGCTGGGCCGGGGATTTTTTGCGGAGCGGAAGGCCCTTCTGCGCCGGGTGCAAGACCCTGTCCTCCTGGCCCGCATCTACCTCCTCGAGGAGGACTGGAAGGCCCTGGACCGCCTCTTAAGGGGTGCTCCCCTCGAGGCCTACCCCCGCCTGGCGGAGGTCCTGGAGGAGAGGCTTCCCGAGGAGGCCAAAGGGCTTTACCGGGAGGCGGCCAGGCGTGAGGTGGAAAGGGGAAGCCGCCAGGCCTACCGCCAGGCCCGGGTGCTTCTTGAGCGCCTTTCCCGCCTGGACCCCAAGGCGGCCAAGGAGGCGGCCTTGGCCCTGGTCCTGGCCTACCCCAGGCGGCCTGCCCTGAAGGAGGAACTGGCTCCCCTGCTGGGCTAG
- a CDS encoding HAD family hydrolase has translation MKLWLLDLDDTLLVDHRVSEEVLGRLGQEVGVEGLPQAVRRRAEGFFRQAPFYPWAERIGHSALEALWARYSTPGLEALAAWAWPFRERVFREALRELGGPVERARELAEAFFQERRRYPLFPEVPDFLEALRAKGAILVLLTNGVPDLQREKLFGAGLGEAFSLALVSGEVGLGKPDPRLFRMALCAFDLAPGEAVMVGDNPERDIQGALLAGLRAVWVDRGHRPKDPRYPAHLEVRDLREALPLLGV, from the coding sequence ATGAAGCTTTGGCTTTTGGACCTGGACGATACCCTTCTTGTGGACCACCGGGTGAGCGAGGAGGTTTTAGGCCGCTTGGGGCAGGAGGTGGGGGTGGAGGGGCTACCCCAGGCGGTCCGGAGAAGGGCAGAGGGGTTCTTCCGGCAGGCTCCCTTCTACCCCTGGGCGGAGCGCATCGGCCACTCGGCCCTGGAGGCCCTTTGGGCCCGCTACTCCACCCCGGGGCTGGAAGCCCTGGCGGCGTGGGCCTGGCCCTTTCGGGAAAGGGTTTTCCGGGAGGCCCTTAGGGAGCTTGGCGGTCCTGTGGAGCGGGCAAGGGAGCTGGCGGAGGCCTTTTTTCAGGAGAGGCGCCGCTACCCCCTTTTCCCCGAGGTGCCGGACTTTTTGGAAGCCCTGAGGGCCAAGGGCGCCATCCTGGTCCTCCTCACCAACGGGGTGCCGGACCTGCAACGGGAAAAGCTCTTCGGGGCAGGCCTGGGGGAGGCCTTTTCCCTCGCCTTGGTTTCCGGGGAAGTGGGGCTTGGCAAACCCGATCCCAGGCTTTTCCGCATGGCCCTTTGCGCCTTTGATCTGGCCCCGGGGGAGGCGGTGATGGTGGGGGATAACCCCGAGCGGGACATCCAGGGGGCCCTTTTGGCGGGCCTCAGGGCGGTCTGGGTGGACCGGGGCCACCGCCCCAAGGACCCCCGGTATCCCGCCCACCTGGAGGTGCGGGACCTGAGGGAGGCCCTGCCCCTTTTGGGGGTTTGA
- a CDS encoding M20 family metallopeptidase yields MDWIRLLSRLLQAESLPGREGEAAALLLEALKGMGLAATLDEAGNVEALLGEKEPEVVLTGHLDVVPAGDPAHWPYPQGAVAQGALWGRGAVDMKGPLVAMLLALEALSQKPLKGRVRFLATVQEEVGGLGSRHAAERLSPLAFILGEPSGRRLMRGHRGRAEVWADFEGEEAHAALSGPENPLFGLGEYLLALRELPLPPGLKLTPTRVDTYPGAKNQTPGVVRLYLDVRYEPEADLEGLLQRLKALGDASVYIPEEERASGEVRLLIPALWPPYRLPEDHPLLLVALKALGQERAGLWPFTTDAPYLGARAPVLGYGPGDPSLAHTPREHIPLAEVEGAAQDYVRLVEALWNAA; encoded by the coding sequence GTGGACTGGATCCGGCTTCTTTCCCGCCTCCTCCAGGCGGAAAGCCTCCCCGGGAGGGAAGGGGAAGCGGCGGCCCTTCTCCTGGAGGCCCTTAAGGGCATGGGCTTGGCGGCCACCCTGGACGAGGCGGGAAACGTGGAGGCCCTTCTGGGGGAGAAGGAACCCGAGGTGGTCCTAACCGGGCACCTGGACGTGGTGCCCGCGGGGGACCCCGCCCACTGGCCCTACCCCCAGGGCGCCGTAGCCCAGGGTGCCCTTTGGGGCCGGGGGGCGGTGGACATGAAAGGCCCTTTGGTGGCCATGCTCCTGGCCCTCGAGGCCCTTTCGCAAAAACCCCTCAAGGGGCGGGTGCGCTTCCTCGCCACGGTGCAAGAGGAGGTGGGGGGCTTGGGAAGCCGCCACGCCGCGGAAAGGCTTTCCCCTTTGGCCTTCATCCTGGGGGAACCCTCGGGAAGAAGGCTCATGCGGGGCCACCGGGGCCGGGCGGAGGTCTGGGCGGACTTTGAGGGGGAGGAGGCCCACGCCGCCCTTTCGGGCCCGGAAAACCCCCTCTTCGGCCTGGGGGAGTACCTCCTGGCCCTAAGGGAGCTCCCCCTTCCCCCCGGCCTCAAGCTCACCCCCACCCGGGTGGATACCTACCCTGGGGCCAAAAACCAGACCCCCGGGGTGGTGCGCCTGTACCTGGACGTGCGCTATGAACCCGAGGCCGACCTGGAGGGCCTTTTGCAGAGGCTCAAGGCCCTGGGGGATGCCTCGGTCTACATCCCCGAGGAGGAGCGGGCCTCGGGAGAGGTGCGCCTCCTCATCCCCGCCCTCTGGCCCCCCTACCGCCTGCCGGAGGACCACCCCTTGCTCCTGGTGGCCCTTAAGGCCCTGGGCCAGGAAAGGGCCGGCCTTTGGCCCTTCACCACCGACGCCCCCTACCTGGGAGCCAGGGCTCCCGTCCTGGGCTACGGCCCGGGGGACCCCTCCCTGGCCCACACCCCCAGGGAGCATATCCCCTTGGCCGAGGTGGAAGGGGCCGCCCAGGACTACGTGCGCCTGGTGGAGGCTTTATGGAACGCCGCCTGA
- a CDS encoding DUF916 domain-containing protein codes for MKRIFPLLLTLALGALAQSTLGVEPPVLLKEAKPGEVLTQTLTVYNVGTRPVRVRASLGDWTYDPMGKIQFLPTGALKVSASPWVTFAPAEFLLEPKQSRPLTYTLTVPKEATSGTHWGILFLESEDPNPPPGVPLANFRVRMAHVFYVNVPPLTTSGRITGIVPSPPREPREPYRFAVQYQNTGNTAQKLSGRFEVRDGAGRKVAEVEVEEVVVLPGQVRILPVALVGPLPVGNYTALAILNYGDPTKDVAADLPFTLRTPLAAPPAPPADEGEKGNTP; via the coding sequence ATGAAGCGAATCTTTCCCCTCCTCCTCACCCTGGCCCTCGGCGCCCTGGCCCAAAGCACCCTGGGTGTAGAGCCCCCCGTCCTCCTCAAGGAGGCCAAGCCGGGGGAGGTGCTCACCCAAACCCTCACGGTCTACAACGTGGGCACCCGTCCGGTGCGGGTAAGGGCCAGCCTGGGGGACTGGACCTACGACCCCATGGGAAAGATCCAGTTCCTCCCCACAGGCGCCTTGAAGGTAAGCGCAAGCCCATGGGTCACCTTTGCTCCGGCGGAGTTCCTGCTTGAGCCGAAGCAGAGCCGGCCCCTCACCTACACCCTCACCGTTCCCAAGGAGGCCACCTCGGGCACCCACTGGGGCATCCTCTTCCTGGAATCCGAGGATCCTAACCCACCTCCCGGGGTCCCCTTAGCCAACTTCCGGGTGCGCATGGCCCACGTCTTCTACGTGAACGTGCCCCCTCTAACAACCTCAGGGCGCATCACCGGGATTGTGCCCAGTCCCCCACGGGAACCTCGGGAGCCCTATCGCTTTGCCGTCCAGTACCAAAACACGGGAAACACCGCCCAAAAGCTCTCGGGCCGCTTTGAAGTGCGGGACGGAGCAGGTCGCAAGGTGGCGGAGGTGGAAGTGGAGGAAGTGGTGGTCCTTCCAGGCCAGGTACGCATCCTGCCCGTCGCCCTAGTGGGTCCCTTGCCCGTGGGCAACTACACCGCCTTGGCCATCCTCAACTACGGCGACCCCACCAAGGACGTGGCCGCAGACCTCCCCTTTACCCTGCGCACCCCCTTGGCCGCCCCTCCCGCGCCTCCTGCGGACGAGGGGGAGAAAGGAAATACCCCATGA
- a CDS encoding acyltransferase, with protein sequence MERFPWVEVFRGLAILEVVLHHVTGRFLRELSPGSLEWHLLAAANRTLHFAVPAFLFMTTLVLGASFLREFRLGRYLRNRALRLLWPYLLWSGVYLAFRYWDYGVFQPERLPHQLLWGKAYFHLYFLAVALQLTLLLPLFLPLLRRRPPGWAFLVLGVGLTLGVYFLNRHYWLLPYPASFVLWYTPAIALGLYLASRLEHLPRLLRLWPLALFVAGLGLWGYLPLALEVLKRLPVNTFLYQASHWLYTTGMAFLLLALAYALSRTPLRAPLAFLGRYSLQIYLVHPMVVRLLEKYPDFPEPLGLKPAFVVYLALALLVPLSLAYLLGRARVSPAIFGR encoded by the coding sequence ATGGAGCGCTTTCCCTGGGTGGAGGTTTTCCGGGGCCTGGCCATTTTGGAGGTGGTCCTGCATCACGTGACGGGCCGCTTCCTGCGGGAGCTTTCCCCGGGAAGCCTAGAGTGGCACCTCCTGGCGGCGGCGAACCGCACCCTGCACTTTGCCGTGCCCGCCTTCCTCTTCATGACCACCCTGGTCTTAGGAGCCAGTTTCCTAAGGGAGTTCCGTTTAGGCCGCTATCTGAGAAACCGGGCCCTTCGCCTCCTATGGCCCTACCTCCTCTGGAGCGGGGTTTATCTGGCCTTCCGCTACTGGGATTATGGGGTTTTTCAGCCGGAACGCCTTCCCCACCAGCTCCTTTGGGGAAAGGCCTACTTTCACCTCTACTTCCTGGCGGTGGCCCTGCAGCTTACCCTCCTCCTGCCCCTTTTCCTTCCCCTCCTAAGGCGGCGGCCCCCGGGCTGGGCCTTCCTCGTCCTGGGGGTGGGGCTTACCTTGGGGGTCTACTTCCTGAACCGCCACTACTGGCTTTTGCCCTATCCGGCCAGCTTCGTTCTTTGGTACACCCCAGCCATTGCCTTGGGGCTTTACTTGGCAAGCCGCCTCGAGCACCTACCCCGTCTTCTCCGCCTTTGGCCCCTAGCCCTTTTCGTGGCCGGGCTTGGGCTATGGGGGTACTTGCCCTTGGCTCTGGAGGTGCTTAAGCGCCTCCCCGTGAACACCTTCCTCTACCAGGCCTCCCACTGGCTGTACACCACCGGCATGGCCTTCCTCCTCCTGGCCTTGGCCTACGCCTTGTCCCGTACTCCCCTGCGGGCACCCTTGGCCTTTCTGGGGCGCTATTCCTTACAGATCTACCTGGTCCACCCCATGGTGGTGCGCCTTCTGGAGAAGTACCCGGACTTTCCCGAGCCCTTGGGGCTTAAGCCTGCTTTTGTCGTCTACCTGGCCTTGGCCCTCCTCGTCCCCCTTTCCCTGGCCTACCTCCTGGGGAGGGCCAGGGTGTCCCCCGCCATCTTCGGCCGATGA
- a CDS encoding glucokinase, translated as MTVVGLDLGGTKIAAGVFDGERLLSQVVLPTPAAGGMAVVQALAEATAQAEAEAGVKGVALGLGTPGPLDFKEGVIRFTPNIRGLVNFPIRRLLEEATGRPVYLENDANAAALAEHHLGAARGEDTSLFLTVSTGIGGGVVLGGRVLRGERGQGGELGHITLLPGGPVCGCGLEGCLEALAAGRALEREASYAYHRKVDTKELFQLFLEGEAKARRILLQAARYVGIGLASLVKAFDPGVVVVGGGLALNAPQAYWEALEETYRHYLSGWEVPPLRRALLGGEAGLLGAALTAHLEVRDKA; from the coding sequence ATGACCGTGGTGGGCCTGGACCTAGGGGGCACCAAGATCGCCGCCGGGGTCTTTGACGGGGAAAGGCTTCTTTCCCAGGTGGTCCTCCCCACCCCCGCCGCAGGGGGGATGGCGGTGGTACAGGCCCTGGCCGAGGCCACGGCCCAGGCGGAGGCGGAGGCCGGGGTGAAGGGGGTGGCCCTCGGCCTGGGCACCCCGGGTCCCCTGGACTTCAAGGAGGGGGTGATCCGCTTTACCCCCAACATCCGGGGCCTGGTGAACTTTCCCATCCGCCGCCTTCTGGAAGAGGCCACGGGTAGGCCCGTGTACCTGGAAAACGACGCCAACGCCGCCGCCTTGGCCGAACACCACCTGGGGGCAGCCCGGGGAGAGGATACCTCCCTCTTCCTCACCGTTTCCACCGGAATCGGGGGCGGAGTGGTTCTGGGGGGAAGGGTCCTGAGGGGGGAAAGGGGGCAAGGGGGGGAGCTAGGGCACATCACCCTGCTCCCTGGGGGGCCGGTGTGCGGCTGCGGGCTGGAGGGGTGCCTCGAGGCCCTGGCCGCGGGCAGGGCCCTGGAGCGGGAGGCCTCCTACGCCTACCACCGGAAGGTGGACACCAAGGAGCTCTTCCAGCTTTTTCTGGAAGGCGAGGCCAAGGCAAGGCGCATCCTCCTGCAGGCGGCCCGCTACGTGGGAATCGGCCTGGCCAGCCTGGTCAAGGCCTTTGACCCCGGGGTGGTGGTGGTGGGCGGGGGACTGGCCCTGAACGCCCCCCAGGCGTACTGGGAGGCCTTGGAGGAAACCTACCGGCATTACCTCTCGGGCTGGGAGGTACCCCCCTTGCGCCGGGCCCTTCTGGGCGGGGAAGCAGGGCTTCTGGGGGCTGCCCTCACCGCCCATCTGGAGGTGAGGGACAAGGCGTGA
- a CDS encoding universal stress protein, producing the protein MYKTILMPTDGSPCSFQALEQGLSLAKALGARVHFLYVLENPAQAIWIAPESVPYGLELLEDLKKAGEEAIAKALNLAQEKGVEATGEVKEGVPIPTIVEAAKGFDLLVMGTHGRTGLDKLLLGSVTEGVLHRVGIPVLVVRCR; encoded by the coding sequence ATGTACAAAACCATCCTGATGCCCACGGACGGAAGCCCCTGTAGCTTCCAGGCCCTGGAGCAGGGCCTTTCCCTGGCCAAGGCCCTGGGGGCCAGGGTTCACTTCCTCTACGTGCTGGAGAACCCTGCCCAAGCCATCTGGATCGCTCCCGAGAGCGTCCCCTATGGCCTCGAGCTCCTGGAGGACCTGAAAAAGGCGGGGGAGGAGGCCATCGCCAAGGCCCTTAACCTGGCCCAGGAGAAGGGGGTGGAGGCCACGGGGGAGGTGAAGGAGGGGGTGCCGATACCCACCATCGTGGAGGCGGCCAAGGGGTTTGACCTCCTGGTCATGGGCACCCACGGGCGCACCGGGCTGGACAAGCTCCTTTTGGGCTCGGTGACCGAGGGGGTCTTGCACCGGGTGGGGATACCCGTTCTGGTGGTGCGGTGCCGTTAA
- the amrS gene encoding AmmeMemoRadiSam system radical SAM enzyme, with the protein MTLTVTLREADLKRPLPRGYVQCRACAHYCAIAEGEAGKCGVRRNFGGRLYLVTYGKAAAVHLDPVEKKPLYHFHPGEGILSLGTVGCNLFCAFCQNWQISQFREFKVTPEGHLNRPIGEDWPPEAIVEKAEALGVRLIAYTYNEPAVWIEYAHDTAKLAKERGMKNVFVTSGFETKEAWEYIHPFLDAANVDLKGFTEEFYRRICGARLKPVLESLEHLVAQGVWVEVTTLLLEGYNDSPEEVRAMARFLKGLSPEIPWHLTAAHPDYRMLDLRPTRHSTLVRAYGIAKEEGLKFVYVGNVLDEERSSTRCPDCGRLLLRRLGFRVEPLWQVPGVCPGCGRRIPGVWTW; encoded by the coding sequence ATGACCCTGACGGTTACCCTCAGGGAAGCGGATCTTAAACGCCCCTTGCCCAGGGGCTATGTGCAGTGCCGGGCCTGCGCCCACTACTGCGCCATCGCGGAAGGGGAAGCGGGGAAATGCGGCGTCCGGCGCAACTTTGGGGGCAGGCTGTACCTGGTGACCTATGGAAAGGCCGCCGCGGTTCACCTGGACCCGGTGGAGAAAAAACCCCTTTACCACTTCCATCCCGGGGAAGGAATCCTTTCCCTGGGCACCGTGGGGTGCAACCTCTTCTGCGCCTTCTGCCAAAACTGGCAGATCTCCCAGTTCCGGGAGTTCAAGGTTACGCCAGAAGGCCACCTAAACCGGCCCATCGGGGAGGACTGGCCCCCCGAGGCCATCGTGGAGAAGGCCGAGGCCCTGGGGGTGAGGCTCATCGCCTACACCTACAACGAGCCCGCCGTCTGGATAGAATACGCCCACGACACGGCCAAGCTGGCCAAGGAACGGGGCATGAAAAACGTCTTCGTCACCAGCGGCTTTGAAACCAAGGAGGCCTGGGAGTACATCCACCCCTTTCTGGATGCCGCCAACGTGGACCTGAAGGGCTTCACCGAGGAGTTCTACCGGAGGATCTGCGGGGCCCGGCTGAAGCCGGTCCTGGAGAGCCTCGAGCACCTTGTGGCCCAAGGGGTCTGGGTGGAGGTGACCACCCTCCTCCTGGAGGGCTACAACGACTCCCCGGAGGAGGTCCGGGCCATGGCCCGCTTCCTCAAGGGCCTTTCCCCCGAGATCCCCTGGCACCTCACCGCCGCCCACCCCGACTACCGCATGCTGGACCTGAGGCCCACCCGGCACAGCACCCTGGTGCGGGCCTATGGGATCGCCAAGGAGGAGGGGCTTAAGTTTGTGTACGTGGGCAACGTCCTGGACGAGGAAAGAAGCTCCACCCGCTGCCCGGATTGCGGAAGGCTCCTCCTCCGCCGCCTAGGCTTTCGGGTGGAGCCCCTTTGGCAGGTCCCCGGGGTCTGCCCGGGGTGCGGGAGGAGGATTCCCGGGGTATGGACCTGGTGA
- the rlmB gene encoding 23S rRNA (guanosine(2251)-2'-O)-methyltransferase RlmB, producing MWIYGRNPVLEALKEGRVRRVLVARGVEAWLLRELERLGAEYTLVPRIQLDTLLRTTHHQGLAAEVEEPRYAPLEEAFLLAEARKEPPLLVFLDGITDPRNYGAMIRSALALGAHGVVSEERRSAPLSPLALKASAGAALKLPVVKVKNLPRALEEVKQRGLWVYGLDLRGGKTPKELDFQRPLALVVGSEGEGMRRLVRESCDELFRIPIREEAESLNASVALGIALYMAALGRGVG from the coding sequence ATGTGGATCTACGGAAGGAACCCGGTCCTCGAGGCCCTGAAGGAGGGCCGGGTGAGGCGCGTTCTGGTGGCCAGGGGGGTGGAGGCCTGGCTTCTGAGGGAGCTGGAGAGGCTGGGGGCGGAGTACACCCTGGTGCCCCGCATCCAGCTGGACACCCTCCTGAGGACCACCCACCACCAGGGCCTGGCCGCGGAGGTGGAGGAGCCCCGCTACGCCCCCCTGGAGGAAGCCTTCCTTCTGGCGGAAGCCCGCAAGGAGCCTCCCCTTTTGGTCTTCTTAGACGGCATCACCGACCCCAGGAACTACGGGGCCATGATCCGAAGCGCCTTGGCCCTAGGGGCCCACGGGGTGGTCTCCGAGGAGCGCCGAAGCGCCCCCCTTTCCCCCCTGGCCCTGAAGGCCAGCGCCGGGGCCGCCTTAAAGCTTCCCGTGGTGAAGGTGAAAAACCTTCCCCGGGCCCTCGAGGAGGTCAAGCAAAGGGGGCTTTGGGTGTACGGCCTGGACCTACGGGGGGGGAAAACCCCCAAGGAGCTGGACTTCCAAAGGCCCCTGGCCTTGGTGGTGGGCTCGGAAGGGGAAGGGATGCGCCGGTTGGTGAGGGAAAGCTGCGACGAGCTTTTCCGTATCCCCATCCGGGAGGAGGCCGAGTCCCTGAACGCCTCCGTGGCCTTAGGGATAGCCCTCTACATGGCCGCCTTGGGCCGGGGTGTAGGATAG
- the amrB gene encoding AmmeMemoRadiSam system protein B, whose protein sequence is MDLVRPPAVAGYFYPLEARRLWQEVEGLLQGAQAPPDPRARGLLSPHAGYPYSGKVAAEGFKVLSAWRGRARRILLLGPSHFVPFLGVAFYPYRAWATPLGEVAVDLEGGSRLVAKGPPFLIYEEPFREEHSLEVLLPFLQVALPKTPILPLLFGEVDPKGVAGALLSELGEGDLVVASSDLSHYHPDPVARSRDQKTLGKALALDVEGVAQGEACGHLPWATLTALARGLGWKPTLLAYATSAEASKDASRVVGYAAVAYLEEGPP, encoded by the coding sequence ATGGACCTGGTGAGGCCGCCGGCGGTGGCAGGCTACTTCTACCCCCTGGAGGCAAGGCGCCTTTGGCAGGAGGTGGAAGGTCTCCTGCAAGGAGCCCAAGCCCCCCCTGACCCAAGGGCAAGGGGGCTTCTTTCCCCCCATGCCGGCTACCCTTACTCGGGGAAGGTGGCGGCGGAGGGCTTTAAGGTGCTTTCCGCCTGGCGGGGAAGGGCGAGGAGAATCCTCCTCCTGGGGCCCAGCCACTTCGTGCCCTTCTTGGGGGTGGCCTTTTACCCCTACCGGGCCTGGGCCACCCCCTTGGGGGAGGTGGCGGTGGACCTGGAAGGGGGAAGCCGGCTTGTGGCCAAGGGTCCTCCCTTTTTGATCTACGAGGAGCCCTTCCGGGAGGAACATAGCCTCGAGGTCCTCCTCCCCTTCCTCCAGGTGGCCTTGCCCAAGACGCCCATCCTCCCCCTCCTCTTCGGGGAGGTGGACCCTAAAGGGGTGGCCGGGGCCCTCTTGTCGGAGCTGGGGGAAGGGGACCTGGTGGTGGCTTCCAGCGACCTTTCCCACTACCATCCCGACCCCGTGGCCAGAAGCCGGGATCAAAAGACCCTGGGAAAGGCCTTGGCCTTGGACGTGGAGGGAGTGGCCCAAGGGGAAGCCTGCGGCCACCTTCCCTGGGCCACCCTCACCGCCCTGGCCAGGGGCTTGGGCTGGAAGCCCACGCTTCTCGCCTATGCCACCAGCGCCGAGGCCTCTAAGGATGCAAGCCGCGTGGTGGGCTACGCCGCGGTGGCCTACCTGGAGGAAGGTCCACCCTAG
- a CDS encoding DUF2905 domain-containing protein codes for MVLLGLLFLYAPKLLSWFGHLPGDIRIERDGLKVYIPIASALVLSLLLTLLWNLLTLLRR; via the coding sequence CTGGTCCTCTTGGGACTCCTTTTCCTCTATGCCCCTAAGCTTCTCTCCTGGTTCGGCCACCTGCCGGGGGATATCCGCATAGAACGGGACGGGCTAAAGGTATACATCCCCATTGCTTCCGCCCTGGTCCTTTCCCTTCTCCTCACCCTGCTTTGGAACCTCCTCACCCTTCTTCGCCGCTAG